From a single Nicotiana tabacum cultivar K326 chromosome 8, ASM71507v2, whole genome shotgun sequence genomic region:
- the LOC107770328 gene encoding uncharacterized protein LOC107770328, whose amino-acid sequence MLSYDSIIRKNVNLMNNTMDKPADPGAATPVSQPPFDTQLVSQQQQSESIIANLRNISDSLSAFQHCFSELQRHIDSIRTSIDSVLLPPQTTKTTHLPAPSSAPAAASESDSSEEGGGGGEEEEDEEEEEEEEKVKSPRPDLESFCETMNSDGLRKYMLTHLSDIHGLRVQVPKALKRSPKPARLVLESIGKFYIQGSKGYINDLPLIRGRMAKVLLLELLMGMGFEIDKWVKEEAEQAALAWLKRLNSEGGILQVQEIDARGLLLLIGCFGVPHRFTNANIINLLQVSNLKLISVALRNSHVLMAKFPEIIEEMVKNKRVFDAVHIVYSVGIQDKFNPEKLLTSFLRESKDSFDKMKRSQGSLDANFGVKRKYLSDLNSVIKCLDSHKIDPSKLLPGWQINMKIMSLKREIAEFDKHKQIAEQKIAQQIAELHKRKIDETEWLSNKEVKHSHFPNPWPPQHQRVVNHVNSNNTLLEGGGTAGHNYGYYISPSELHGPVASPLRENVISSGVAMGGPGAGILANADGIHAGMDVVPLGGSYAGSLGGSRVDSTPKQLESHAGQLYGSHGDATVYDRLPSHRYAYRPSSYLEGPNTIAGDTYRPGLYMESSAGLPNTIPGEGSAGLPNTIPGEGSAGLPNTIPGDSNMPPPYLEGSAGLPNTITGNAYRPAPYMESSKGLPNTIPGDSNRPPQYLEGSVGLPNTITGNTYRPLPYLEGSTGLPNTIPPPYQFADTVPATELYQSSGSRAVGFHPSSSLYWQR is encoded by the coding sequence ATGTTGAGTTACGATTCCATTATTAGGAAAAATGTGAATTTGATGAATAATACGATGGATAAACCGGCGGATCCCGGCGCAGCGACGCCAGTGTCGCAACCACCATTCGACACCCAATTGGTGTCGCAGCAGCAACAATCGGAATCGATCATCGCCAATCTCCGCAATATCTCCGACTCcctctccgctttccaacattgCTTCAGTGAGCTACAACGACACATTGATTCGATTCGAACCTCAATCGATTCTGTGCTGCTACCCCCTCAGACAACTAAAACCACTCATTTACCCGCTCCATCATCAGCGCCAGCAGCTGCATCGGAATCTGACTCCTctgaagaaggaggaggaggaggagaagaagaagaagacgaggaagaggaagaggaggaggagaaagtGAAATCGCCTCGTCCAGACCTGGAAAGTTTTTGCGAAACGATGAATAGTGATGGTCTGCGGAAGTACATGCTAACACATCTCTCAGACATTCACGGATTGCGTGTACAAGTCCCTAAGGCACTAAAACGTTCGCCCAAACCTGCGAGGCTTGTACTGGAATCTATTGGTAAGTTTTATATTCAAGGGAGCAAGGGGTATATTAATGACTTACCTTTGATCCGGGGAAGGATGGCTAAAGTATTGCTTTTGGAGTTATTGATGGGGATGGGATTTGAGATTGATAAATGGGTGAAGGAAGAGGCAGAGCAAGCAGCTTTAGCCTGGTTGAAGAGGTTGAATTCTGAAGGAGGTATACTACAGGTTCAAGAAATTGATGCCCGTGGTTTGCTGTTGCTTATTGGTTGTTTCGGGGTTCCACATAGATTTACAAATGCGAATATCATAAATTTACTTCAGGTAAGTAACCTCAAGTTGATTTCTGTTGCCCTTAGGAATTCACATGTTCTCATGGCAAAGTTTCCGGAAATAATAGaggaaatggtgaagaacaagaGAGTCTTTGACGCTGTTCATATTGTCTATAGTGTTGGAATTCAGGACAAATTTAACCCTGAGAAACTTTTGACATCATTTTTAAGAGAGTCTAAAGATTCGTTTGACAAAATGAAACGATCACAAGGTTCACTTGATGCTAATTTTGGAGTAAAAAGGAAGTATTTATCTGATTTGAATTCAGTCATCAAATGTTTGGATTCTCACAAGATTGATCCTTCAAAGCTTCTTCCTGGGTGGCAAATCAATATGAAAATAATGAGCTTGAAGAGAGAAATTGCTGAATTCGATAAGCATAAGCAGATAGCTGAACAGAAGATAGCACAACAAATTGCTGAATTGCATAAGAGAAAAATTGATGAAACTGAGTGGTTGAGCAACAAAGAAGTGAAACACTCACATTTTCCAAATCCATGGCCGCCACAACATCAAAGAGTTGTTAATCATGTCAATAGCAACAACACCTTGTTAGAAGGTGGTGGAACTGCTGGCCacaattatggttattatatttCCCCTTCGGAATTGCATGGACCTGTTGCAAGCCCACTACGTGAAAATGTTATTAGCTCAGGTGTGGCCATGGGTGGACCTGGAGCAGGTATATTAGCAAATGCTGATGGTATTCATGCAGGCATGGATGTTGTTCCGCTAGGAGGCTCATATGCTGGAAGTCTTGGAGGGAGTCGAGTTGATAGTACACCCAAGCAGTTAGAAAGTCATGCTGGTCAGTTATATGGATCGCATGGTGATGCAACTGTGTATGACAGACTGCCCTCCCACAGATATGCTTATAGGCCATCATCCTACTTGGAAGGGCCAAACACCATAGCTGGCGATACTTATAGGCCTGGACTATACATGGAAAGCTCTGCAGGGTTGCCAAACACCATACCTGGTGAAGGCTCTGCGGGGTTGCCAAACACCATACCTGGTGAAGGCTCTGCAGGGTTGCCAAACACCATACCTGGTGATTCTAATATGCCACCGCCATACTTGGAAGGCTCTGCAGGGTTGCCAAACACCATAACTGGTAATGCTTATAGGCCTGCACCATACATGGAAAGCTCTAAGGGCTTGCCAAACACCATACCTGGTGATTCTAATAGACCACCACAATACTTGGAAGGCTCTGTTGGGTTACCAAACACCATAACCGGTAATACATATAGGCCTCTACCATACTTGGAAGGCTCTACGGGGTTGCCAAACACCATACCGCCACCATATCAGTTTGCTGATACTGTTCCAGCAACTGAACTATACCAAAGCAGTGGCTCACGAGCAGTTGGTTTTCATCCTTCGTCCTCCTTGTACTGGCAGAGATAG
- the LOC107828464 gene encoding LOW QUALITY PROTEIN: serine/threonine-protein kinase TOUSLED (The sequence of the model RefSeq protein was modified relative to this genomic sequence to represent the inferred CDS: deleted 1 base in 1 codon), protein MSDDMVIHFASNSSNQSDQSLPTKIAKLEARMVGKASSTSTSQATSWSAPAKFGLGPGPADNVAELAVSSDSDDDDDNGREFLIQANTQKRRKLEDDNSSTSFEHVETAADTAKKIVDNTDTSKVGSDVNRRKQSRVKGQTNSGRGRGSRVSDQTKSQAVSVSNGQLENSYQKLQDGLPKEQIGHDRQTVFEEEITSLRAKVVALEEELKKSRQEASDYQHQCQQLEKELKDLKDYEQQTKAKRTKIISELLISVSKAERQEARMKVRQESLRLGNVGVIRAGTIISEAWEDGQALKDLNAQLRNLLETKEAIERQRKLLKKRQPDKSDGGDVEGGLQEEDSLIQDEIYKSRLASIKREEDVIMRERDRYELEKGRLIREMKRIRDEDGSRFNNFQILNHRYALLNLLGKGGFSEVYKAFDLVDHRYVACKLHGLNAQWSEEKKQSYIRHAIREYNIHKTLVHHHIVRLWDIFEIDQNTFCTILEYCSGKDLDAVLKATPVLPEREARIIIVQIFQGLVYLNKKSQKIIHYDLKPGNVLFDEFGIAKVTDFGLSKIVEDDVGSQGMELTSQGAGTYWYLPPECFELSKTPLISSKVDVWSAGILFYQMLFGKRPFGHDQSQERILREDTIIKARKVEFPTRPAVSNEAKEFIRRCLTYNQADRPDVLCIAQDPYLTYTKK, encoded by the exons GGGCTTGGGCCTGGGCCTGCTGACAATGTTGCTGAGCTTGCTGTCTCTAGTgattctgatgatgatgatgat AATGGAAGGGAATTTCTCATACAAGCAAACACTCAGAAGCGGCGCAAACTCGAGGATGACAACAGCTCAACTTCATTTGAACATGTGGAG ACAGCAGCTGATACTGCGAAAAAGATAGTAGACAATACAGACACAAGCAAAGTGGGTTCAGATGTGAATAGACGGAAACAAAGCCGTGTCAAGGGACAAACTAATTCTGGTAGAGGACGTGGTTCCCGAGTTAGTGATCAGACCAAGTCACAA GCAGTTTCTGTGTCAAATGGTCAGCTCGAGAACTCTTACCAGAAG TTGCAGGATGGTTTGCCAAAAGAGCAAATTGGGCACGATCGACAGACTGTATTCGAA GAGGAGATCACTTCTTTACGGGCAAAAGTTGTGGCTTTGGAGGAAGAGCTTAAGAAATCCCGTCAAGAGGCATCAGATTATCAACATCAGTGTCAACAGCTGGAAAAG GAATTGAAGGATCTTAAAGATTATGAGCAGCAGACAAAGGCAAAG AGAACGAAAATAATATCTGAATTGTTAATATCTGTTTCAAAAGCTGAGAGGCAAGAGGCACGAATGAAAGTGCGACAGGAATCTTTGAGACTGGGCAACGTGGGAGTAATCAG AGCTGGAACCATTATTTCTGAGGCCTGGGAAGATGGGCAAGCACTAAAGGACCTCAATGCTCAGCTT agaAACTTATTAGAAACTAAAGAAGCTATTGAACGGCAGCGTAAATTGCTCAAGAAACGACAACCAG ATAAAAGTGATGGAGGAGATGTGGAGGGAGGTTTGCAGGAAGAAGATTCTCTCATTCAGGATGAGATCTACAAGTCTCGTTTAGCCAGCATCAAACGT gaGGAAGATGTGATAATGCGTGAGAGGGACCGATATGAACTAGAGAAAGGAAGGCTAATTCGTGAAATGAAACGCATACGTGATGAAGATGGTTCTCGTTTTAacaattttcagattttgaacCACCGATATGCCCTCTTAAACCTTCTTGGAAAAGGAGGATTTAGTGAGGTGTACAAG GCTTTCGACTTGGTAGACCATAGATATGTCGCGTGTAAGCTACATGGACTAAATGCTCAGTGGAGTGAAGAGAAGAAGCAAAGTTATATACGGCATGCAATCAGGGAGTACAACATCCACAAGACTTTGGTGCACCATCACATTGTGCGGCTTTGGGACATTTTTGAGATAGACCAAAACACCTTTTGCACTATCTTGGAGTACTGTAGTG GAAAGGACCTTGATGCAGTTCTCAAAGCAACACCTGTGTTGCCAGAAAGAGAAGCAAGAATCATCATTGTGCAGATTTTTCAAGGCCTTGTCTACTTGAATAAGAAGTCACAGAAGATCATCCATTATGATTTGAAGCCAGGCAATGTTTTATTTGATGAGTTTGGCATTGCTAAGGTCACTGATTTTGGCCTTAGCAAGATAGTGGAGGATGATGTTGGATCCCAGGGGATGGAGCTAACATCCCAGGGAGCTGGAACGTACTG GTATCTACCTCCTGAATGCTTTGAGCTAAGCAAGACACCTCTTATATCCTCAAAG GTTGATGTCTGGTCAGCTGGTATTTTGTTTTACCAAATGCTGTTTGGCAAACGTCCCTTTGGGCATGACCAGTCACAAGAAAGAATACTAAGGGAGGACACAATTATTAAAGCAAGAAAGGTTGAATTCCCTACACGACCGGCTGTCTCTAATGAGGCAAAG GAGTTCATTCGTCGTTGTTTAACATATAATCAAGCAGATAGGCCAGATGTTTTATGTATTGCTCAAGACCCTTACTTGACATACACAAAGAAATGA